The following DNA comes from Macaca thibetana thibetana isolate TM-01 chromosome 14, ASM2454274v1, whole genome shotgun sequence.
ATATTGCAAAATAATCAGGTCTTGAAATTTATCAAGCATGAAATGAATACCATTCAGATGGAATGGTTTAAGAGGAATCCAGTTTCATAAACTaatctcatctctttttttttgagatgcagttttgctcttgttgcctgggctggagtgcaatggcatgatattggctccctgcaacctccgcctcctgggttcaagcgattctcctgcctcagcctcccaagtagctgggattatagacacccgccaccatgcccagctaatttttgtatttttagtagagatggggtttctccatgttggtcaggctggtctcaaactcctgacctcaggagacccacctgcctcagcctcctaaagtgctgggattacaggtgtgaaccaccatgcctggccaactaaTCTCATCTTTatctagaaacagaaaagcaaggaGCAACGGAATACAATGAATTTCAAACGTTTTTTGGCATTTTGGTTAGAACTTCCTGCCCACAGAGCATATGAATTCCTCAAATGGGTCAGCCAGAGAGTAATGGGAGGTCTTTTTGGGGGTCCAGGGTCATGTCTCAGGGGCCACTTGGTTATTGATGTGGTCCTCCtggaagcagagagatggaaTAAAAaggttgggaggccaaggagggcggatcacgaggtcaagagattgagatcatcctggccaatatggtgaaaccccatctctactaaaaatacaaaaattagccgggcatggtggcgggcgcctgtagtccttgctactcgggaggctgaggcaggagaatcgcttgaacccgggaggtggagattgcagtgagccaggatggcgccactgcactccagcctggcaacagagcgaaactctgtctcaaaaaaaaaaaaaaggtctcaagTCCTGTAATGTACTTAATTTACTGTCTTGGCTTCCACCTTCGTTTCAATTTTTCCACTAGAGGGTCCAAAGTAGAATCCTGCTGCTGTGATCGAGTGCTTGACGCAGATGCACGTtcgaatgatttattttccttttgctttcttggACTTTCTAAGTTTTCTACACTGAGTAGCAAGATAACTAAAATGTGAATCATGCCTTCATAGGACTCACATTCTAGAGAAAGCAACAGTTACAAGCAAACATGCTACAGTAAGATAAATACATGATTTATCCCACTGTAAATAGCTGCCCCAGATGAGGGGTGTGGGAGCCCAGCAGCGGAGAGAGCCCCTGAACCTCAGGGCACAAAGTGCTGGGTAGGGAGAGCAGGGAGAAAGAGCCCACAGACTAAGTCTTGAAAGAATCTGAAGGGGGCCAGACTTagcaaatgaaatagaatatgCCAGTTAAGTGTGCATTTTAGATAATGAAACgatttttagtgtaagtatgtaTTATACTTATACTAAAGTATTGCATGAGTCTTGAAGGATGGAGTTTGGTTCTTCCAGGGACTTTGGGAAGGGAAAGCATTTCGGTCAGTGGGAACTGCTTCTGCAAAAGTGTGGAAGTGTGAATGGCATGGATTTGTTGCCTGTTTCAAATGCGAACATCTGTGCCTCGACGTGAATCAACGCGCCTTACTGAGAGGGCAGTTTTATTTCCGAGCAACATCCACTGCTCCACCCTCAAAGCGAGGGGTAGGTGGGAAGCAGCAGGATTTGAGGCCAGAGTGGAAGCAGGGCCATCTCCAGGAGGCTTTGATGATGGGTGAGGCTTGGTGAGGGGTTTGGACTTTATCCGATAGGGGACCAGGAAGAGGGAAGGATTTTAAGCAAAAGCATGAACTCCCTGTTTGATTTTTGGCAATCATGGGAAGGAAGCAAGACTAAAATCTTAGAGACTATTTAGGAGGCAGATTAACGGCCCCCCAaggatgtccacatcctaatccccagaccCTGTGGATGTGTTAGGTTACCTGGCAAGAGAGAATTAGGGTTGCACATGGATGCAAGTTTCTCATCAGCTGACTGTGAGATGGGGAGGTTGTTTTGGAGTATCTgatgggcccagtgtaatcacaaagATCCTTATGAATGGAagtgggaggcagaagaggagatCAGCATCGGAGAGAGACTTGCAGAGGCTGCcctgctgactttgaagatggggaaggggccatgagccaagtaATGCGGGTGGCCTTTAGAAAGTGCAAAAAACAAGGGTACAGATTCTCCCCTGGAGACTCCAGAAAGAATGCagcctgccaacaccttggtttttagcccagtgagatgCATTTCAGACGTCTGGCCTCCAGAACGAGAAGATCACAAATTTGTGTGCTTTAAAGTTATTAAGTCTGTGGTAAGTTGTTAGAGCAGCCATAGAAACTAATGTAGAGGCTGTTTGCAATGATCCAGGTCACAGATGGTGAAGGCCTGGAATTGGCAATAGGGTCAAGAGAAGGGGataagggctgggcgcagtggctcacgcctataatcccaacactttgggaggccgagacgggcggatcatttgagtccaggagttcgagaccagcctgaccaacatggtgaaacccatatttgtgaaaaaatacaaaaattagctgggcgtggtggtgtgcgcctgtcatctcagctagtcaggaggctgagggaggaggattgcttgagcctgggaggtggaggttgcagtgagcagtgatcacgaccctgcactccagcctgggtgacagagtgagaccctatctcaaaaaataaataaataaataaataaataaataaataaaaataaagggatcaattccaTGTAAGTTGAGATGGACTCAGACTGACCGGACACCtaaggtcaggaggtcaggagattcccCTAGCCCAGcaatcctttctcctctcctgatGCCCCAAGGCCTGCTCCTCCTTCCACAGCTCCCAGGGAGCCTCTGATCCAGTCTCTATCCTGTCCTAGGGCTGACTAGTACCTACTTTTGTGATAGGGGCCTAAGAGggaattcttctttatttttatttttcagatggaatctcattctgttacgcaggctggagtgcagtggtgtgatcttggttcactgcaacctcggctcactgcaacctccgcctctgtaacctctgccactgcaatctctgcctcctgggttcaagtgattctcctgcctcagctgtagctgggactacaggcatgtgccaccacgctcggctaatttttgtatttctagtggaggtggggtttcgccatgttggccaggctggtcttgaactcctgacttcaggtaatctacctgcctcagcctcccacagtgctgggattacgggcttgagccactgcacctagccctaAGAGGGAACTCTAAAGGTAGCTCTGTAAGTATCTGCCTCGTGGTTACACACACAGGGTGACtgtgaaaccgcctttgcaaaaattacaactgaggaaattaggacagtgaaagagatcagacctaaccgactccatcttgcttctaacctttaagctgtccttgttcattcctgggcataggcctgaactaactttgggaaagAATTCCGTTCATgttttgactctgaaacaaaattgataatagctATTTccctaaaaaaaacaaaaaaacaaaaaaacccgttGTTGCCTGtggaccagtctgcctttgcaggactaacaaattagctacaagattagaaatttaGTTTAGGGGTCATGCAACCTCTGGCTCCGAGAGTCTGAGCCTCCCCAGATTgctcctgcagataacatcactattgtaaaatcttttttttttgaaacggagtctcgctctgctacccaggctggagtgcagtggcgcgatctcagctcactgcaagctccgcctcccgggtttacgccattctcctgcctcagcctcccgagtagctgggactacaggcgcccgccaccacgcccggctaattttttgtattttcagtagagacggggtttcaccgtgttcgccagggtggtctccatctcctgacctcgtgatccgcccgcctcggcctcccaaagtgctgggattacaggcgtgagccaccgcgcctggccactattgtaaaatctaagatcagtgtttgagatattttgcagatccTGCACTCGATGtttcagctgacaccacccagactggtaatctggctcaaccatTTCTGCCATCctacccaggaacagaagacagcaagaaaaccaCACTTCCACCCTCTacgattccatctccaacctgaccaatcagcactccccacctcccaagcctctacccaccaaattatcttcGAAAACAAAGatcccgccgggcgcggtggctcaagcctgtaatcccagcactttgggaggccgagacgggcggatcacgaggtcaggagatcgagaccatcctggctaacacggtgaaaccccgtctctactaaaaatacaaaaaactagccgggcgaggtggcggcacctgtagtcccagctactcgggaggctgaggcaggagaatggcgggaacccgggaggcggagcttgcagtgagctgagatccggccactgcactccagcctgggcgacagagcgagactccgtctcaaaaaaaaaaaaaataaataaataataaaaaaaaaaaaaaaagaaagaaaacaaagatccCCCAAATGCTCAGGCAGACTGAtttcagtaataataaaactccagtctcccacacacccggctctgtgtgaattactcctTCTCCACTGGAAGTCCCCTATCTTGATAAATTGCCTCTGTCTAGGCAGCCAGCACggtgaacccactgggcagttacaGCTGTGGCCATATAACTGCAGGTATTTTAGGAGTTAACTAGACTCTTGTGATAAACTGGGAATCCATTCACCTAATGGGGGAACAAATCTGAGTTCCAAACCCCCGGTTTATCAATTCCCAAGCTGGCAACAATTCCCATGCTAGCTTAGCTGAatgtattttcagattttattttattttattttatttttgagatagagttttgttcttgttgcccaggctggagtgcaatggtgcgatcttggcccactgcaaattctgcctcccagattcaagtgattctcctgccttagcctcccaagtagctgggattacaggcatgcacctccatgcgcggctaattttgtgtttttagtagagaccgggtttctccatgttggtcaggctggtcttgaactcccgacctcaggtgatccgcccgcctcagcctcccaaagtgctgagattacaggtgtgagccaccgcgcccagcctattttcagatttttttttttgcatgtactatagctttataatgtTAGTTTGCTCGTGGAAATGTGTTGGGTGGCTAACTACTGATGATTCATCCTCACATTATCCCCATGTGCCTGTTGGTGTATTCTGAAAGTGGTTGGGAGGAACATCCCCTAATTACATGTTTCTGAATGCATTGTTTGTGTGGCCTCATCATCAATAAAGCTTCTCTTTATCGTCTATCTGAAGCCATTTTGAGAGGCAGTCACCCCTACGGTGATTACTGCCCACAAATCCCTTGGCATTCGAAAACAGCAGGCCTTGCATCAGCTGCAAACTAGACATAATTTTATCCATATCATCGTGATAAGGCTGATGAAGGCTGGTTTTGCTTCTTCTTCCTGCCTCGTGAGTCATTTGCAGATATTTCTGTCAGGCTAACCTCAACTGTCTCGCATGTACAACAGCAGCTTTCCTACTGATCAATTAGTCCAGGCACATTGACACAAGCCCCCGGATTTTGCAACATGATGGCGGTGTTTGATAATTACCATTCTGCTTTAGGTTTCCTCCAGAGTATGTTTCCTTTGGTTGCAGGTTTCAGGGGTAACAGATACTTTCAAAAAAGTTTTTCACTCAGATTCAGTTTTCTTGACAACATGATCAAGAAATGTGGTCTTTTCCTCCCATGGGTTCCTCAAAGGTATGAATGCTAAAATTACTATCATgctaaaaatacatttgttatttttaatcttttttttttttttgctttgatgagttttgtttgttttttgcttttgtttttgtttttgtttttgtttttttgagacaaggtcttgctcagtcaccccaggctggagtgcagtgctgagatctcagctcactgcaacctctgtctcctgggctcaagtgatcctcccacctcaacctcctgagtagctgggattacaggcatgcgccaccacacccagataatttttgtaggttttgtttttttgtagaggcggaggtatcactatattgtccagactggtcttgactCCTGGACTCAGGCTATCTGCCAGCCTTAgactaccaaaatgctgggattaccagcactttgggaggccgaggaggatggatcacctgaggtcaggagtttgagaccagcctggccaacatggtgaaaccctgaaatacaaaaattaactgggcgtggtggcagacacccgtaatcccagttacttgggaggctgagacaggagaattgcttgaacccaggaggcagaggttgcactgagctgagattgcactgctgcactgcagcctgggcaacaaggagagaaactccgtttaaaaaaaaaaaattgctgggattgcaggattacaggcatgacccattgtgcccagccttgatgagttatgttttcagttttttcttcacACAGCTTGTGCCTAATGCCTCCCAAAGGCAGGAATGCTTATAGTCATACATTGGCCTCCCTGTGTTTTGGAGCTTAGCATATTCATAGTGAAAATGGCTGAttgtataattatgtatttatacaaaACGGGGGGGGGGggcatactttttctttctctcctcctcctcctccttcaaatgtaaaaatcattcttagcttaAGGTTTGTTTAAAAACTGgccacaggctgggcgcggtggctcacgcctgtaatctcagcactttgggacgctgaagcggttggatcacctgaggtcaggagtttgagaccagcctgaccaatatggtgagaccccgtctctactaagaatacaaaaaaaaagaaaaatggccaggcacggtggctcatgcctgtaatcccaacactttgggaggctgaggtgggtggatcacctgaggtcgggagttcaagaccagcctgaccaacatggtgaaaactgtctctactaaaaatacaaaattagccaggtgtggtggcgtgtgcctgtaatcccagctacttggcaggctgaggcaggagaatcgcttgaacccgggaggtggaggttgcagtgagctgagattgtgccactgcactccaccctgggccacagagtgacattccgtctccaaaaaaaaaaaaaaaaaaaaaaaagaaaagaaaaaaaattaggctatAGCCTGAGCTTTGCCTGCCGGCCATAGTCTATAGACCCATGCTATAATACACGAGTAACTGGTGTTAGTAACTACAGTTACATACAGTAACTGGTGTGAGTAACACAGACAGAAAAGAATCCGGTGAACGGTGCCTTCATTTCTCGAATTTCCTGCTTTGTGTCAACATGCATCACACAGATACGTGCTCTTCCTGTGGTTGCAATCAGTTTATCTTTGCATtctgctgttttaaaatttaacgCCCATTTCTGTGGATTGGCATAGCTCACATTCTTGTGAATCACCCACAGTGATTCCTGAAGTGTCGTCCCCAGCCTCAAGCCTCTCTGCACTGTAATTGTGCTTCTTATCCTCAGATACCTGCCTTGCATTGGCCCTGGGTAAATGTTTCTCTTGGCTGTGAATAGGCAATTAAAATTCTGAGCCTTTTATGGCTCTGGATGCTTATCCCATGGAACAATACTCACCCAGGCGGATGGCCCACCAACGCAAAGGTATGTGCTTTAGGTTAGGATGACCTGGTGAaggataatgtgatgcctcagcagggagggagtgggggaggagagggagccGGGCAGCCCCCATCAAGGCCCCACCCGAAGCAAGGAATCTCTTTTGGAGTTGCCAGTCCCCCGACCTGCTCTGGAATTTTTACAATCAGAGCCCCTCCTCCGTGGCTGACAATGAAGGGCATGATggctttctagtttgtgtgcgagagtgtgtgtttgggggtgtGTGGACTTTGCTCATCACCATCATTTGGATTTTTGGCTGTGGGGATCCCACCAGAGCCAAAAATTGGGGCACAGGCTCTGGAATCTGGGTTGTGAGGAGTAATTGAGAGATTGCGAAAGCGCCTGCCAGCACCTAAACAATCAATATGGGTTATTGGGTTGTGGTTTTTGCCTGGGGACTTTAAAAACCGGGCAGGCGGAGGTCAAAGGCCGGCCCTGCCAGCTCCCCACGGTCTTCTCCACCTTTGGGGCTGTCTCAAGTTCTAGATTCCGCGGGCCTCACCCTTGAAATCATCTGGGAATGGAATTATTGCTAATCCCAAAAGGGCTGACACACCACTCCCTGGCAGGGTTCCACTGGGTGGCAACATGATTTGTGTGACTGCCCCTGTTTTCCCTcagaatttggattttaaaacTTTCGAAATACgagatttttattatatatatatatatatttatttattattattattattattatttttggagtgcagtggcgcgatctcagctcactgtaacctcccaggctggagtgcagtggcgcgacctcgatctcggctcactgcaacctccgcctcccgggttcaagcgattctcctgcctcagcttcccaagcagctgggactacaggcgcgcgctaccacgcccagggctaattttgtatttttagtagagatggggtttcaccatgttggccaggctggtcttgaactcctgacctcaggtgatccacccacctcagcctcccaaagtgctgggattacaggagtgagccaccgtgcccggccgagattttaaaaattatacggATGACACCAGATCCCCAGAGCCGGACCTCTGGGTGCCTCAGCCCCGACAGCGCGTCCACACAGGGACCCTGTGGAGGACGCTGCCCCCTTGTGGTGGCGGCGCACCAGGCCTGCCGGACTACGTTGCCCCATGGAGGGGCCCGGACTGGCGAGCTCTCTCTCTAACCAGCTGCCTCCTTCTGTGCCCTCTGCCGACGCCCCTCCGATTCCTCAGCCCCTCTGCAGTCCtccacctttttctttctttccttttgagacagggtctcacccttgtcacccaggctggagtgcagtggcacgatcatagctcactgcagcctggaactcctgcgctcaagagatcctcctgcctcagcctccagagtagccaggtCTACAGGCACGCGTTGCCAGACTccgctaatttatttttagttttgtagagagacggagtctcactctgttgccaggctggtcttgaactcctgggctcaagccatcctcccacctctgcctcccaaagtgctgggattacaggcatgagccaccacgcctagccaatcCTCCACTTCTGTTTAGGTGCTGTGGGTAATGTGGCCCAGCAGGGGGCTGGCTGCCATGAAACTGGCCGGGGATTCGGGGATCTTCATATCCACATGGATGCATCTTTAGGATGAGTTCTATTCTTTGCACATTTTGCTATAGagcaattttaaaaaccaatcagccacacttttttttttttttttttttttgagatggagtttcactcttgttgtccaggctggagtgcagtgtcacgatcttggctcactgcaacttctgcctcccaggtcaagtgattctcctgcctcagccacccgagtagctgggattacaggcacgcaccaccatgtctggctaattttttgtatatttagtagagacggggtttcaccatgttggccaggctggtctcgaactcctgacctcaggtgatccacccgcctcggcctctcaaagtcctgggattacaggcatgagctacagtgcCTGGCCATCAGCCACACTTTTTGAGCAGCCAGGGCTGTGTGGCTGGTACAAAGGCCTTAAGGTTTGAAAGGGGCttggctctttttaaaaactgagggcAGGGAAGGTGGGGCTGTGTGTGGGGACTGAGCAGAAGGAGGGAGCCATGGGAAGGAGGGGTACAGGAAAGACTGGTGAGGGGCCACCATCGTCAGGGTTTAGAATTTTACAATAAGAGCCCTGGAAAACTTTGAAGGATGGGGAGGGACTTTTTGCACTTGAGAAGAATTCCTTTGGATTGCTGGAGAGGGGATTGTGGGGGCCCTGGAGTCTGGCTGGGAgccagagaggaggccctgggggCTGTACAGGCAGGTATGGGGGTGTTGCCTATGGACTTGGAGTGAAGGATTCCAGAGGCCCTGTAGAGGTAGCCTGGGTTGGCTAGAGAAGGAAGGATCGCGGATGTTCCTCAGGCTGGTGCAGCCCAGCGGGGAGAATGGAGCTACAACTCATTGAGATAGGAACAGACTGGGGCAGGGATCACTGGTTCTGTTGGACAAGTGGAGTCTGTGATGTTGAGTAAATGGTCTGATATAAGGGGAGGGGACTTGAGTTCTGTTGGAGGCAGAAACCTAGAGGAAAGGAGCTTTGGAAGAGCCCAGAGATTTCTGCTGGGATCCAAGAGCAGAGCTTGTCTGCTTTCCTTTTGTCCTGGCTCACCTCACCCAGACAGGGGCAGACCCCCACCATAACAAGGAGACCAAAAAGACACAGGGGGCACAAAAGTGAGATGCTTGTGGTTTATTGAAGGGAGCAAGGCCGGTAGGCGTGGACTCAAAGCACGGCAGCGGCAGGGGCTGGAGCAGTTGGGGATCTTCGGCTTCTAAATCCTAATTACACAGTAagcttttgtctattttttcctaaaacaaataaacaaagaaagaaacaaacagaaaagctcAACACAACAGTGAATGAATTGCATAGTTAGGCAGAGATGATGAGCCATAGAAACTTTAACATCAACCGAGAGGTGCAGTCAACTCTAGGAGGAACTGAGGTAGTAAGGGCTTGGATTGTTTCTCAAAAGCCTCTTGAAAAATAGTAagaggaggctgggcgcggtggctcacgcctgtaatcccagcactttgggaggctgaggcgggtggatcacctgaggtcaggagttcgagaccagcctggcaaacatggtgaaatcctgtcgctacaaaaatacaaaaattagctgggcatgatggcgggtgcctgtaatcccagctgcttgggaggctgaggccggagaatcgcttgaacctgggaggcggaggttgcagtgagccaagatcgtgccattgcaacttagcctgggcgacagagcaagactctgtttcaaaaaagatcACTGTGCTGCCTGCCTGGGGACAGTGGCACTGTGACTCTCCTCTCTGGATTAGAAACAGGTCTGAAAACTGGGGCAACCCTGCAGCCCCATTAGGAGAAGCCACTTCTAACCAGTGTGAAGTGAAGGGCGCTGGTTACCATGAGCTTAATGATGCTCTCTCTGGCCTTTGCGGGGAGGGTGTCCACCAGCTTCTTCAGCTGAGCCCCTGCCTCACTCATGTCTTGATCAGGGCTGAAAAATCCCATGGCAGCCTCAAAACTGGAGGGTGTGTCCAGGAACAGGGATTCAATGACACGCAGAAAGGTCGGGCAGATCTCTGCGGAAGCTGCAACACAGAGAAGAGAAGGCATATGTCTCCAGGCCCCTTTCCAAGCTGGCTAGCTCTCTGGCTGGGTCTGCCCGGATGCAAACAGCCAGGCCCATCAGCGGGAGATAGCACCCTTGTCATCGATGGGCTAGAGTGTGAGATCTGCTGGTGCTCTAAGAGGTTGCCTATTGGGTGCTGTGCGAATACTTTCTGGATTACGGCCAGCTTTTTGTGGATTGCCCGAGTCTTCCTTGGATTTCTTGGATTGAGGTGAGCAAGGTGCCACTTTTCTTTCTGTTAGAGGTCAAGGCAGAGTATTGATAACAGAAGCTGCTGGCCTGATTTGTTAATGCCgtgtggaggctgggaagaggcCACTGAGGGTTTTGTTACCCGCCGGAAACTTGCCTCTCCTCAGTGGCTAGGGATGCCCTGAGCCATACTTCACTGCGGGCATGTGACAAATTCAGGCTCTGGCAGGAAGAAGCGATTgtaagccgggtgcggtggctcacgcctgtattcccagcactttgggaggccaaggtgggtggataacctgaggtcaggagttccagaccagcctggccaacatggtgaaaccctgtctctactaaaaatacaaaatattagctgggcatggtgctgggtgcctataatcctagctacttgggaggctgaggcaggagaatcacttgaagccgggaggaagaagttgcagtgagccgagatctcgtcactgtactcca
Coding sequences within:
- the SCGB1A1 gene encoding uteroglobin; its protein translation is MKLAVTLPLVTLALCCSSASAEICPTFLRVIESLFLDTPSSFEAAMGFFSPDQDMSEAGAQLKKLVDTLPAKARESIIKLMEKIDKSLLCN